Proteins from a genomic interval of Lelliottia amnigena:
- the tar_2 gene encoding methyl-accepting chemotaxis sensory transducer has product MINFFRRSGLGTKLSLLTGTSVATLFLLFTFLLSQKASQQLEALAVEDLHNQSTGMVDMVQMFNTSLSEEVESYTKLFGTFLPQPLSSDASQMRTINGQNAPLLKGGDTELHENNAFSDDFLNRTGAISTLFVRSGNDFIRVATSLRKENGDRAIGTVLDNSSAAFGSVTNGEVYRGLALLFGKRYITQYQPVKDASGQVIAIVFVGVDITNSWNVMREKILNRRLGDSGHFYVLDRGNGKTRGQYLFHSSEEGKLPKWDNEIQQQLLSGKSGTLERQSDDGRTLKMAYTPLPGWNWTIIGEVDKSVLLANVNALRDRFLLAGIVLSALFAALFVVIIRRWLTRPLRDVIDLARQYAAGDLRAELPVTRQDEVGQLIGAINGIGAGLQQIVQQVREAAGEIHQGTNALASDTGEISEQINKQASSVEETSASMEQLAATVQQNAANMEQTQQLVGETSRAVHHGGETVGNAVATMDDIRDASKRIEDITRVIESIAFQTNILALNAAVEAARAGEHGKGFAVVAQEVRALAARSANAVKEIEQLIGDTLKKVSEGHQLSEQTQHAMESIIVHIDNINQLVTEINHASHEQSAGIHQVNLAMTHIGEASHINADRVSRSEQTAQTLREKGSHLAEVVSIFRLKH; this is encoded by the coding sequence ATGATCAATTTTTTCCGCCGTTCTGGTTTGGGCACCAAGCTTTCGCTGCTTACCGGTACGAGCGTTGCTACGCTCTTCCTGTTATTCACCTTTCTCCTGAGTCAAAAAGCCAGCCAACAGCTCGAAGCCCTTGCGGTGGAAGATCTGCATAATCAGTCCACGGGCATGGTGGATATGGTCCAGATGTTCAACACCAGCCTCAGCGAAGAAGTCGAGAGCTACACCAAACTCTTTGGCACATTTCTGCCCCAGCCGCTGAGCAGCGATGCCAGTCAAATGCGTACCATTAACGGGCAAAATGCACCTTTGCTGAAAGGGGGTGACACCGAACTCCACGAAAACAATGCCTTCTCTGATGATTTCCTGAATCGTACCGGTGCGATTTCAACCCTGTTTGTCCGCAGCGGTAATGACTTTATTCGTGTAGCGACGTCGCTGCGTAAAGAAAACGGCGATCGCGCCATCGGTACCGTGCTGGATAATTCCAGCGCCGCATTTGGCTCCGTGACCAATGGCGAAGTCTATCGCGGTCTGGCTTTGCTGTTTGGTAAGCGCTACATCACCCAGTATCAGCCGGTCAAAGATGCGAGCGGCCAGGTCATTGCGATCGTTTTTGTCGGGGTCGATATCACGAATTCCTGGAACGTGATGCGTGAAAAGATCCTGAATCGCCGCCTCGGCGACAGCGGTCATTTCTATGTGTTAGATCGCGGCAACGGCAAAACGCGCGGGCAGTATCTGTTCCACTCTAGCGAAGAAGGAAAATTGCCGAAGTGGGATAACGAAATTCAGCAACAGCTTCTGAGCGGAAAATCCGGCACCCTGGAACGTCAAAGCGACGATGGGCGTACCCTTAAAATGGCGTATACCCCGTTGCCAGGCTGGAACTGGACGATCATTGGTGAAGTGGATAAATCCGTGTTGCTGGCCAACGTCAACGCCTTGCGCGATCGCTTCCTGCTGGCGGGAATCGTACTATCTGCGCTGTTTGCCGCACTGTTCGTTGTGATTATCCGTCGCTGGTTAACCCGTCCACTGCGCGACGTCATCGATTTGGCTCGTCAATACGCCGCGGGCGATCTGCGGGCGGAACTCCCGGTCACACGTCAGGATGAAGTCGGCCAGTTGATTGGCGCGATTAACGGCATTGGCGCTGGATTGCAGCAGATCGTTCAGCAGGTTCGTGAAGCGGCAGGTGAAATCCACCAGGGGACTAACGCGCTGGCTTCCGATACCGGAGAAATCTCTGAGCAAATAAATAAGCAGGCGAGTAGCGTTGAAGAAACGTCGGCGAGTATGGAACAACTTGCGGCAACTGTGCAGCAAAATGCGGCGAACATGGAGCAAACGCAGCAGCTGGTTGGTGAGACCTCACGCGCCGTGCATCACGGTGGCGAAACCGTCGGAAACGCGGTCGCCACCATGGATGATATTCGCGACGCATCGAAACGTATTGAAGACATCACACGCGTGATCGAATCGATTGCGTTTCAGACCAATATTCTGGCGCTGAACGCCGCGGTGGAAGCCGCGCGTGCGGGTGAGCACGGCAAAGGTTTTGCCGTTGTCGCCCAGGAAGTGCGTGCGCTGGCCGCCCGCAGTGCCAACGCGGTGAAAGAAATCGAGCAGTTGATTGGCGACACGCTGAAAAAAGTGAGCGAAGGCCACCAGCTTTCCGAACAAACCCAGCACGCGATGGAGTCGATCATTGTGCATATCGATAACATCAACCAGCTGGTAACCGAGATTAACCACGCGTCACATGAGCAATCTGCGGGCATCCATCAGGTCAACCTGGCGATGACCCACATTGGCGAAGCGTCGCATATCAACGCCGATCGCGTTTCACGCAGCGAGCAAACTGCACAAACGCTGCGTGAGAAGGGATCGCACCTGGCTGAAGTGGTCAGCATTTTCCGCTTAAAACACTAA
- the rpsF gene encoding 30S ribosomal protein S6: MRHYEIVFMVHPDQSEQVPGMIERYTGAITAAEGTIHRLEDWGRRQLAYPINKLHKAHYVLLNVEAPQEAIDELETNFRFNDAVIRSMVMRTKNAVTEASPMVKAKDERRERRDDFANETADDSDAGDSEE, translated from the coding sequence ATGCGTCATTACGAAATCGTTTTTATGGTCCATCCTGACCAGAGCGAACAGGTTCCGGGTATGATCGAACGCTACACTGGTGCAATCACTGCAGCAGAAGGCACGATCCACCGTCTGGAAGACTGGGGTCGCCGTCAGCTGGCTTATCCGATCAACAAACTGCACAAAGCGCACTACGTTCTGCTGAACGTTGAAGCTCCGCAGGAAGCGATCGATGAGCTGGAAACTAACTTCCGCTTTAACGACGCCGTTATCCGCAGCATGGTAATGCGTACTAAAAACGCAGTTACTGAAGCATCTCCGATGGTTAAAGCGAAAGACGAGCGCCGTGAGCGTCGCGATGATTTCGCAAACGAAACCGCAGATGATTCTGATGCTGGGGATTCTGAAGAGTAA
- a CDS encoding opacity-associated protein A, with protein MPGRFELKPTLAKIWHAPDNFRIMDPLPNLHRRGIIIAALLVVVGFLLPSGDDSDTVPASRNAQLDIQSQSQPQRDQQPMQTQLVTPSNDPGQVAPVEPEPIQDEQPQEQVAAPQAQQPSGIEQQWRSYRVEPGKTMAQLFRDHNLPPTDVYSMVQVEGAGKPLSNLQNGQMVQIRQNASGVVTGLTIDTGNGEQVLFTRQTDGSFIRAK; from the coding sequence ATGCCCGGGCGATTTGAACTGAAACCTACCCTGGCGAAAATCTGGCATGCGCCAGATAATTTTCGCATCATGGACCCGCTGCCGAACCTCCATCGCAGAGGCATCATCATTGCCGCCCTGCTGGTGGTGGTAGGCTTCCTGCTTCCTTCTGGCGATGACAGCGATACCGTACCAGCGAGTCGCAACGCGCAGCTGGATATCCAGTCGCAATCACAACCACAACGCGATCAGCAGCCCATGCAGACACAGCTGGTGACGCCGTCAAACGATCCCGGCCAAGTTGCGCCGGTAGAGCCTGAACCAATCCAGGACGAACAGCCTCAGGAACAAGTAGCCGCACCACAGGCCCAGCAACCTTCGGGTATCGAACAGCAATGGCGTTCGTATCGCGTTGAGCCTGGGAAAACAATGGCGCAGTTGTTCCGCGACCACAATTTGCCACCGACTGATGTCTATTCCATGGTGCAAGTAGAAGGTGCAGGGAAACCGCTTAGCAATTTACAAAACGGTCAGATGGTGCAGATTCGCCAGAATGCCAGCGGCGTGGTGACGGGTTTGACGATTGATACCGGAAATGGCGAACAGGTGTTGTTCACTCGCCAGACTGACGGCAGTTTTATTCGCGCGAAATAA
- the yjfN gene encoding protein YjfN, which produces MELTMKRSLALTSLLLSAGLMSTTAQSAEFASADCVTGLNEMGLISVTNISGSPQDVERVIALKADEQGASWYRIVQMQEDRHADQWRVQAILYT; this is translated from the coding sequence ATGGAGCTGACAATGAAACGATCTCTTGCTTTGACCTCACTGCTGCTCTCAGCGGGACTGATGAGCACCACCGCGCAGTCAGCGGAATTTGCCAGTGCGGATTGCGTCACAGGCTTAAATGAAATGGGTCTGATCTCCGTGACTAACATTTCAGGGAGCCCGCAAGATGTTGAACGTGTGATTGCCTTAAAAGCGGATGAGCAAGGTGCTTCCTGGTATCGCATCGTCCAGATGCAGGAGGACCGACATGCCGACCAGTGGCGAGTGCAAGCTATTCTCTACACCTGA
- the priB gene encoding primosomal replication protein N has protein sequence MTNRLVLSGTVCRTPLRKVSPSGIPHCQFVLEHRSVQEEAGFHRQAWCQMPVIISGHENQAITHSITVGSAVTVQGFISCHKAKNGLSKMVLHAEQIDLIDSGD, from the coding sequence ATGACCAACCGTCTGGTGTTGTCCGGTACCGTGTGCAGGACCCCCCTTCGTAAGGTCAGCCCATCAGGAATTCCTCATTGCCAGTTCGTGCTTGAGCATCGTTCTGTGCAAGAGGAAGCCGGGTTTCACCGGCAGGCGTGGTGCCAAATGCCCGTTATTATTAGCGGACACGAAAACCAGGCCATTACTCACAGTATAACGGTCGGTAGCGCAGTAACCGTTCAGGGGTTCATTTCTTGCCACAAGGCAAAGAACGGTCTGAGCAAAATGGTTCTGCATGCCGAGCAGATTGATTTGATAGATTCTGGAGACTAG
- the ytfE gene encoding iron-sulfur cluster repair di-iron protein has translation MAFRDQPLGELALSIPRASALFRKYDMDYCCGGKQTLARAALRKELDVDAIEAELAQLAEQPIDKDWRTVALAEIIDHIIVRYHDRHREQLPELILQATKVERVHADKASVPRGLAKYLTMLHEELSSHMMKEEQILFPMIKQGMGSQAMGPISVMESEHDDAGELLEVIKHTTDNVTPPADACTTWKAMYNGINELIDDLMEHISLENNVLFPRALAGE, from the coding sequence ATGGCCTTTCGCGACCAACCTTTAGGCGAGCTGGCGCTCTCCATTCCGCGCGCATCTGCGCTGTTTCGTAAATACGACATGGATTACTGCTGCGGCGGTAAACAAACGCTGGCACGCGCGGCTCTGCGTAAGGAGCTGGATGTTGACGCGATTGAAGCTGAACTGGCGCAACTGGCCGAGCAGCCCATCGACAAAGACTGGCGTACCGTCGCGCTTGCCGAAATCATCGATCACATCATCGTGCGCTACCACGATCGCCACCGCGAACAGTTGCCGGAGCTGATTTTGCAGGCGACGAAAGTCGAGCGCGTGCATGCCGATAAAGCCTCTGTCCCGCGCGGACTGGCAAAATACCTGACCATGCTGCACGAAGAACTCTCCAGCCACATGATGAAAGAAGAGCAAATCCTGTTCCCGATGATTAAACAGGGAATGGGTAGCCAGGCGATGGGGCCTATCAGCGTGATGGAAAGTGAGCATGACGATGCGGGCGAACTGCTCGAAGTGATTAAACACACCACCGATAACGTGACGCCGCCCGCGGACGCGTGTACCACCTGGAAAGCGATGTATAACGGCATTAACGAATTGATCGACGATCTGATGGAACACATCAGCCTCGAAAACAACGTCTTATTCCCGCGAGCCCTCGCAGGCGAATAA
- the fklB gene encoding FKBP-type 22 kDa peptidyl-prolyl cis-trans isomerase, translating into MTTPTFDTIEAQASYGIGLQVGQQLSESGLEGLLPEALVAGIADALEGKQPAVPVDVVHRALREIHERADAVRRERFEEMAADGVKYLEENREREGVNITESGLQFRVITQGEGAIPARSNHVRVHYTGKLIDGTVFDSSVARGEPAEFPVNGVIPGWIEALTLMPVGSKWELTIPQNLAYGERGAGASIPPFSTLVFEVELLEIL; encoded by the coding sequence ATGACCACCCCGACTTTTGACACTATCGAAGCGCAGGCAAGCTACGGTATCGGTTTGCAGGTAGGACAGCAGTTGAGCGAATCCGGCCTGGAAGGACTGTTACCTGAAGCGCTGGTGGCGGGTATCGCTGACGCGCTGGAAGGCAAACAGCCGGCAGTGCCAGTCGACGTTGTTCATCGCGCACTGCGTGAAATTCACGAGCGTGCTGATGCCGTTCGTCGCGAGCGTTTTGAAGAAATGGCGGCTGACGGCGTGAAATATCTCGAAGAAAACCGTGAGCGCGAAGGCGTGAACATCACCGAATCTGGCCTGCAGTTCCGCGTGATCACTCAAGGTGAAGGCGCAATCCCGGCTCGCAGCAACCACGTTCGCGTGCACTACACCGGTAAACTGATCGACGGTACCGTGTTCGATAGCTCCGTTGCGCGTGGCGAGCCGGCTGAATTCCCGGTTAACGGCGTGATTCCTGGCTGGATCGAAGCGCTAACCCTGATGCCTGTTGGCTCTAAATGGGAACTGACGATCCCACAAAACCTGGCATACGGTGAGCGTGGCGCGGGTGCCTCTATCCCACCATTCAGCACCCTGGTATTTGAAGTCGAGTTGCTGGAAATCCTGTAA
- the tsr_1 gene encoding methyl-accepting chemotaxis protein I, whose translation MFKRIKVITLLVSVLLVLGAMQIISAGVFINALNNDKDNFTVSQVSSQNVAELQMHGSASTRRA comes from the coding sequence ATGTTTAAGCGTATTAAAGTTATCACACTACTTGTTTCGGTGTTGCTGGTGCTGGGTGCCATGCAAATTATCTCTGCAGGCGTATTCATAAATGCGCTGAATAATGACAAAGACAATTTCACCGTTTCACAGGTGTCCAGTCAGAACGTTGCAGAGTTACAGATGCATGGATCAGCCTCAACCAGGCGCGCGTAA
- the cycA gene encoding alanine glycine permease translates to MVDQVKVVAAEEASSEQSLRRNLTNRHIQLIAIGGAIGTGLFMGSGKTISLAGPSIIFVYMIIGFMLFFVMRAMGELLLSNLEYKSFSDFASDLLGPWAGYFTGWTYWFCWVVTGMADVVAITAYAQFWFPGLSDWVASLAVIVLLLSLNLATVKMFGEMEFWFAMIKIVAIVGLIVVGLVMILTHFQSPTGVQASFTHLWNDGGWFPKGLSGFFAGFQIAVFAFVGIELVGTTAAETKDPEKSLPRAINSIPIRIIMFYVFALIVIMSVTPWGSVVPTKSPFVELFVLVGLPAAASLINFVVLTSAASSANSGVFSTSRMLFGLAQEGVAPGAFAKLSKRAVPAKGLTFSCICLLGGVVMLYVNPSVIGAFTMITTVSAILFMFVWTIILCSYLVYRKQRPQLHASSKYKMPLGKLMCWVCMAFFVFVLVLLTLEDDTRQALMVTPLWFIALGLGWLFIGKKRMAGMR, encoded by the coding sequence ATGGTAGATCAGGTTAAAGTCGTCGCCGCTGAAGAGGCTTCGTCTGAACAGTCGCTGCGGCGCAATCTCACAAACCGTCATATTCAGCTTATCGCCATCGGCGGTGCCATTGGCACCGGGCTGTTTATGGGGTCGGGTAAAACCATCAGCCTTGCCGGGCCATCGATCATATTCGTCTATATGATCATCGGTTTTATGCTTTTCTTCGTGATGCGGGCAATGGGTGAATTGCTGCTCTCGAATCTCGAGTACAAATCGTTTAGCGATTTTGCCTCCGATCTGCTCGGACCGTGGGCGGGCTATTTTACCGGCTGGACTTACTGGTTCTGCTGGGTGGTAACCGGAATGGCCGATGTCGTCGCCATTACCGCGTATGCGCAATTTTGGTTCCCCGGATTGTCTGACTGGGTCGCGTCGCTGGCGGTGATCGTGCTGTTACTGAGCCTCAACCTTGCGACCGTCAAAATGTTCGGTGAGATGGAGTTCTGGTTTGCGATGATCAAAATCGTCGCGATCGTCGGCCTGATCGTGGTGGGTCTGGTGATGATACTGACGCACTTCCAGTCACCAACCGGCGTTCAGGCATCGTTTACCCATCTGTGGAACGACGGCGGCTGGTTCCCGAAAGGCCTGAGCGGATTCTTCGCAGGCTTCCAGATTGCGGTGTTTGCTTTTGTGGGCATCGAACTGGTGGGGACAACGGCGGCGGAAACCAAAGATCCTGAAAAATCGCTACCGCGCGCCATTAACTCGATTCCGATTCGCATCATTATGTTCTATGTGTTCGCGCTGATCGTGATCATGTCCGTGACGCCATGGGGTTCCGTGGTGCCAACAAAGAGCCCGTTCGTCGAGCTGTTCGTACTGGTGGGACTGCCCGCTGCGGCAAGCCTGATTAACTTCGTGGTGCTGACCTCTGCGGCGTCTTCTGCGAACAGCGGCGTGTTCTCCACCAGCCGTATGCTGTTTGGCCTGGCGCAGGAAGGTGTGGCACCCGGCGCATTCGCTAAGCTGTCTAAGCGTGCGGTTCCCGCGAAAGGGCTGACCTTCTCCTGCATCTGCCTGCTGGGCGGTGTGGTGATGCTTTACGTCAATCCGAGCGTGATCGGCGCGTTTACCATGATCACCACGGTATCCGCGATTCTGTTCATGTTTGTCTGGACGATCATTCTTTGCTCGTACCTTGTGTACCGCAAACAGCGTCCGCAGCTGCATGCGTCATCCAAATACAAAATGCCGCTCGGCAAACTGATGTGCTGGGTGTGTATGGCGTTCTTTGTCTTTGTGCTGGTATTGCTGACGCTGGAGGATGATACCCGTCAGGCGCTGATGGTCACGCCGCTGTGGTTCATTGCGCTGGGTCTCGGCTGGCTGTTTATCGGTAAGAAACGTATGGCCGGTATGCGCTAA
- a CDS encoding esterase has product MIELTTQRLGEHEILHAFPAGMREQPLPVVIFYHGFTSSKLVYSYFAVALAQAGFRVVMPDAPDHGARYSGDEQTRLGQFWPILHGNLLEFSGLRDAVYQAGWVADDRLAVAGASMGGMTALGIMTRYPEVKCVASLMGSGFFTTLAHTLFPPTGDVDAMVSQLTDWEVTHALPRLADRPLLLWHGEADDVVPAGETFRLQQALIRDGLDKNLTCLWEAGVKHRITPTALDATVAFFQKHL; this is encoded by the coding sequence ATGATTGAACTCACAACGCAGCGGCTTGGCGAACACGAAATTCTACACGCTTTTCCGGCGGGAATGCGTGAGCAGCCGTTGCCGGTTGTTATTTTTTATCATGGCTTTACGTCATCAAAACTGGTGTACAGCTATTTTGCTGTGGCATTGGCGCAGGCAGGCTTTCGGGTCGTGATGCCTGATGCTCCCGATCATGGCGCGCGATATTCAGGTGATGAACAGACGCGATTGGGCCAGTTCTGGCCCATTCTGCACGGCAATCTGCTGGAGTTCAGCGGATTACGTGATGCGGTGTATCAGGCGGGGTGGGTTGCTGATGACCGACTGGCCGTTGCCGGAGCATCAATGGGTGGCATGACTGCCTTGGGCATCATGACGCGTTACCCGGAAGTGAAATGCGTCGCGAGCCTGATGGGATCGGGCTTTTTCACCACGCTTGCTCACACGCTTTTTCCGCCGACGGGTGATGTTGACGCGATGGTTTCTCAACTCACTGACTGGGAGGTCACGCATGCGCTGCCGCGTCTGGCCGATCGCCCACTGCTGCTCTGGCATGGCGAAGCGGATGACGTCGTACCTGCTGGCGAGACGTTCCGTTTGCAGCAAGCCTTGATTCGCGATGGGCTGGATAAAAATCTAACGTGTTTGTGGGAAGCGGGTGTTAAGCATCGCATCACACCCACGGCGCTGGATGCCACGGTTGCGTTCTTCCAAAAGCATCTTTAA
- the bsmA gene encoding lipoprotein BsmA yields the protein MVMRRFAALLLVSLLMGCSALQGTPQPAPAATDHPQEIRRNQTEGLQRLGTVSALVRGSPADAEDEIKAKAVAAKADYYVIIMIDETIITGQWYSQAILYRK from the coding sequence ATGGTTATGCGCAGGTTCGCTGCTTTATTGCTGGTGTCGCTATTAATGGGCTGTAGCGCGTTGCAAGGCACACCGCAACCCGCTCCCGCGGCTACCGATCATCCTCAGGAAATTCGCCGTAATCAGACCGAAGGATTACAACGACTGGGTACCGTCAGTGCGTTAGTTCGCGGTTCACCGGCGGATGCAGAGGATGAAATAAAAGCCAAAGCTGTCGCTGCGAAAGCAGATTATTACGTCATCATTATGATTGATGAAACAATCATAACGGGACAGTGGTACTCACAAGCCATTTTGTACCGCAAATAA
- a CDS encoding DMT superfamliy metabolite exporter: MNATGTFFSVLLAHFIYQNDKLSYNKTIGCILGFAGVMLVNFNSGLMDFSFVWNGDGFVILAAFILSAATLYGKRISQTVDPTVMTGWQLAIGGLVLVVGGYSTGGTLEVHSIEAVAILGYLTLLSSVAFALWSVLLKVNRVSMIAPFNFVVPVAGTVLSAIFLGENILDIKYAIALVLVCSGIWWVNKVSKKTV; this comes from the coding sequence ATGAACGCCACCGGGACTTTTTTCAGCGTCCTGCTGGCACACTTTATCTACCAAAACGACAAGCTCAGCTATAACAAAACCATTGGCTGTATTCTGGGGTTTGCGGGCGTGATGCTGGTGAACTTCAACAGTGGATTGATGGATTTTAGCTTTGTCTGGAACGGCGATGGCTTTGTGATTCTGGCCGCCTTTATCCTCTCTGCCGCCACGTTGTACGGGAAACGTATCTCTCAAACGGTCGATCCGACCGTGATGACCGGCTGGCAACTGGCGATTGGCGGACTGGTGCTGGTTGTGGGCGGCTACTCGACGGGCGGAACGCTGGAAGTACACAGCATTGAGGCCGTCGCGATTTTGGGTTACCTGACGCTGTTATCGTCAGTCGCTTTTGCGCTGTGGAGTGTGCTGTTGAAAGTTAACCGCGTCAGCATGATCGCCCCATTCAACTTTGTCGTACCGGTGGCCGGGACGGTGCTGTCCGCTATTTTCCTGGGCGAAAACATTCTGGACATCAAATATGCCATCGCGCTGGTACTGGTGTGTTCAGGGATCTGGTGGGTGAATAAGGTCAGTAAAAAAACAGTCTAA
- a CDS encoding Protein of uncharacterised function (DUF1471). encodes MKNIAIVILAALVLSTNAMAAIKVDSQQAKNMDDVHSLGVIYINHNFATESEADQALNEETDAQGAAYYHVVLTREPGSNGNMHASADIYR; translated from the coding sequence ATGAAAAACATCGCAATAGTCATTTTGGCTGCGCTTGTGCTGAGTACAAACGCGATGGCAGCCATCAAAGTAGACAGCCAACAGGCTAAAAATATGGATGATGTGCACAGCTTAGGCGTGATTTACATTAATCATAATTTCGCCACTGAAAGTGAAGCAGATCAGGCGCTTAATGAAGAGACCGACGCACAGGGTGCGGCGTATTACCATGTAGTTTTAACACGCGAACCCGGTAGCAACGGCAATATGCATGCAAGCGCAGATATCTACCGATAA
- the rpsR gene encoding 30S ribosomal protein S18 — MARYFRRRKFCRFTAEGVQEIDYKDIATLKNYITESGKIVPSRITGTRAKYQRQLARAIKRARYLSLLPYTDRHQ, encoded by the coding sequence ATGGCACGTTATTTCCGTCGTCGCAAGTTCTGCCGTTTCACCGCGGAAGGCGTTCAAGAGATCGACTATAAAGATATCGCAACGCTGAAAAACTACATCACCGAAAGCGGTAAGATTGTCCCAAGCCGTATCACCGGTACTCGTGCAAAATATCAGCGTCAGCTGGCTCGCGCTATCAAACGCGCTCGCTACCTGTCTCTGCTGCCGTACACTGATCGTCATCAGTAA
- the ydeD gene encoding protein YdeD: MNSAPPVPVFARKNVAYACATLCCLLWGSSYPAIKSGYELFQIATDDIPSKVVFAGYRFLFAGLLLLILRLPSVNPSPDSRRGNLGNCPCWG, from the coding sequence ATGAACTCCGCTCCGCCTGTGCCCGTTTTTGCCCGTAAAAATGTTGCTTATGCTTGCGCGACGCTCTGTTGTCTGCTGTGGGGTAGCTCTTATCCGGCAATAAAAAGCGGGTATGAACTCTTCCAGATAGCCACCGACGACATCCCGTCAAAAGTCGTATTCGCAGGGTATCGTTTTCTCTTTGCTGGCCTGTTGTTGCTGATTTTGCGCTTGCCCAGCGTAAACCCATCGCCAGACTCACGCCGCGGCAATTTGGGCAACTGTCCCTGCTGGGGCTGA
- the rplI gene encoding 50S ribosomal protein L9 — MQVILLDKVANLGSLGDQVNVKAGYARNFLVPQGKAVPATKKNVEFFEARRAELEAKLADVLAAANARAEAINALGTVTIASKSGDEGKLFGSIGTRDIADAVTAAGVEVAKSEVRMPNGVLRTTGEHEVDFQVHSEVFAKLVVNVVAE, encoded by the coding sequence ATGCAAGTTATTCTGCTTGATAAAGTAGCAAACCTGGGCAGCCTGGGTGATCAGGTTAACGTTAAAGCGGGCTACGCTCGTAACTTCCTGGTTCCACAGGGTAAAGCTGTTCCTGCTACTAAGAAAAACGTAGAGTTTTTCGAAGCACGTCGTGCTGAACTGGAAGCCAAACTGGCTGACGTTCTGGCGGCTGCTAACGCTCGCGCTGAAGCAATCAACGCACTGGGCACCGTTACTATCGCGTCTAAATCTGGCGACGAAGGTAAACTGTTCGGTTCTATCGGTACTCGCGACATCGCTGATGCTGTAACTGCAGCTGGCGTTGAAGTGGCTAAGAGCGAAGTTCGCATGCCGAACGGCGTTCTGCGTACCACTGGTGAGCACGAAGTGGACTTCCAGGTTCACAGCGAAGTGTTCGCTAAACTGGTAGTAAACGTTGTAGCTGAGTAA